One window from the genome of Salvelinus namaycush isolate Seneca chromosome 19, SaNama_1.0, whole genome shotgun sequence encodes:
- the LOC120064201 gene encoding CMRF35-like molecule 3 gives MTTKIWINLIILCLLKAASSLSGPSEVKSAVGETVHISCQYHPFNRDKVKFWCRGYYWYFCTVIIRSDQPKHLTGDVQILDDKTLGLFTVSMKGATAEDSGWYWCAIERASSPLAFHLHLTVSEWLVSRLKTETTKQYDKTSTSPTTLTTSRSTPCTTQTTSLISATSNSTSVTVSLDRDDPVWKVWRVLRWMLFLFLCLFLVLFSIRCHR, from the exons ATGACTACCAAGATTTGGATCAATCTCATCATCTTATGTTTATTAAAAG CAGCCTCATCCCTCTCCGGACCCTCAGAGGTGAAGAGTGCAGTTGGTGAAACAGTCCACATCTCCTGCCAGTATCACCCGTTCAACAGGGACAAGGTCAAATTCTGGTGCAGGGGTTATTACTGGTACTTCTGCACAGTTATCATTCGATCTGATCAACCTAAACATCTGACCGGTGATGTTCAGATATTGGATGATAAAACCCTTGGGTTATTCACAGTCAGTATGAAAGGAGCAACAGCTGAGGACAGTGGCTGGTACTGGTGTGCAATTGAAAGAGCCAGCAGTCCTTTGGCGTTTCATCTTCACCTGACTGTCTCTGAGT GGCTTGTATCTCGGCTCAAAACAGAAACCACAAAACAGTACGACAAGACCTCAACTTCCCCAACAACGTTGACAACATCACGGTCCACACCTTGTACGACTCAAACAACAAGTCTCATATCTGCTACAAGCAATTCAACAAG TGTGACAGTGTCCTTGGATCGAGATGATCCGGTGTGGAAAGTATGGAGAGTACTGCGCTGGATGCTCTTCCTCTTTCTGTGTCTGTTCCTTGTTCTCTTCAGTATACGATGCCATCGCTGA